From Centroberyx gerrardi isolate f3 chromosome 15, fCenGer3.hap1.cur.20231027, whole genome shotgun sequence:
TGTGAGCAAATTGAGCCTACCTGCCATTCTTAGTAACTATCATTTCATTAGTAAGTTCCTTGAATTTTTGCCAAAGATCGTTCTCATCCAGAGAGACTTTCAGCTCCCTCTCCGTGGGGTCGCCCTTCTCGCTGCCCGCCTGCAGCTCACTCTCCACGGCACTGAGGAGGTGGTCTACCCGGTACTGGCTGCTCTTCCCGGGACACTCGCCGGCGCCTGCGGCCATTCTGTCCAACAGCTCCAGGGTTGAAGAGTTGTAATCACAGGGCTTCTTGAAGAAAGTAAAGTTGCTCCAgaatctcttttcctcttctagTGTTTCCAAACTTACTAATGCAGCTCTAACAGGACGCTGAACGACATTCTCCAGCAACAGTTTCCAAATATATAGGCTGAAGTTGAGCTCCATCTCAGGATGGGTGCTTGGAGGAGAGGTGGTTGGCTCATCTCCTCTTTGATGTTTGCGGGCTTGTCATCCATTGGCTGAAAGCGGCCATATCATTGAGGTCCACAGGATGACAGCATTTTGAATAAAGCCGTTTAACCTACTTTATTACTTCAATCTGTAAATATTGACACTTACATCAAAGCTACACCTGCAGAAACCAAACAACCGTAGGCCGATGGATGGTCTTCAGGCTACCACTGTTTCAACTTCATTCCGTCCTATGTAAGAAAGCCCATTGATTTTGCTCCagatttatttctgttttcttgAACTTGTAACTCGCAAAGTTGCAGGCCTTGTCAATTTTTCAGAGTGACTGTAACTAGAAAGTGGCAAAAAATTGTTTTATGTGTTCATACATTGTCCTGGCTGGGACAACAAACTATTGGTTTGGGTAGTTTAAGACATTTTCACGAAATCTGGAACTTTATTTCGCCTTTCCAAGTGTAGACCTATAGTTTAGTTCTATGATAGTAATTAGCTCCATGCCAATTAGGAGGATAGAAAAAATGCCATAATGAAAACCTGCTTATactaataatttaaaaaaacttCTATAATTTCTAAAGTGAAACGTTGACACTTTGAGAGCTCATTTCAGACAGAAATAGTAGGCTATGTCATTTTATATCTTACAGTAATCtaaaaaaatttaatttatAAGAAAACTGCAGGTTACAAATATCACatgtaaaacacacagcaacattatCAGGTATCAAATCGTATCATAGTTCAAAGCAGCACTCAGCAAGTATGTATGCATTGATGTCGATAAATGGTGTTTTATTATTAGAAGtattgctgatttttttttaattagtgtCTTTTGACTGTAAATAACTACATTTGCCATATGATGTATCATACtgtataaaatgttaaaagaaTTATTAGGAATTATATAACAGAGATAAACCAGTAGAACATTGACTATTCCACAAAAATTAATTGATGATGCAGAACAAAGGGAGTACATTATTTTTCacatacaataattcataaaTTGAACAGTATACAGTCAAGTCCTATAAGGAGATGCTACTGGTTCCATCTTCAGTAGTCTGTGTCTTCTGTATAGTTACTCCATAGCTTGAATCCATGGTCAATTATCTAAACAAAGGACAGAACAGATTATTTTAAAATAGTCCTACAATATTCAAGAAAACTAATCCCAtatgagaatgtttttttttacttccacATGCTTTTGTTGACACACATCTTCCATGGATAAGGGGTCGGGTGTTTTTCGGCTGCACGCTGCTGTGCCCCAAACTACGGTCTCAAGACGCTGGTGActgccaaaaacacacacaatataacAAGTTACTATTACTCTTTGGTTTCCCACatataaattaaaattaggGCTTTGAATGGTTGTGTTGTTGCACCTTGCAGAGGCCTTTTTGCTCCTGTGTTGGGGAAACGGAGGTCGGTCACTCTGCCCACTCCTGGACTGTTTCAGAGGGCGGAGAGGCAGCTGATCAGCTTGGCTTGTCCTCTCCTGTTTGGAGTCAATACTTGGAAATACACACGGCACCTATGGGAGAACAAGAAAGGACAAGTCCAAAGATACATCACTGATAACTAAGTTTCTGAAACATGAACTGACTTAAATTCAGACATGCAATACTGCAGTGTCACGCTCATAAATAACTCTGTGCTGGTGATTCTATTCGGTGTGAAAGACATCTTTTCCCAAATAACAGTTGCCATGGTGgcttccaaaaaaaacaaacgtgaAAGGCAGATACTGTATGGCAGCTATGTGTAACCTTCCATAGAGCTctgtggtgttgtgttgtgttgtggctgGTTTGTGTTACTAACCAAATCTTGGACGCTCCGCTCCTCCTGCCAGCAcagtgagtctctctctctgtccagcagtctggaccagagttcacagcaggcagagaaaaacaaaccccACTCAGTTTAAAGAGCAGTTGAAAGAGCTCCTCGTTATACTTCTGATCTGCTGTCTCCTCACTTGGTTTGAACGTTACTAAAAACCAAGCACCAAGCTTATGGAAATAACTTGAACGATCAATGTCTCTCAGTAGTAACAGCCTTATGTTCCCGTATCAGAATCTAAAGGCAGCAATACACAGGGAAACTTTTTGGGAAACTCTGATGATTTAGCTTTAATCACATAAGATCTTGTTGCCAGGacacttttgaatggatttttgaTCTTGAGTCtcactttgttgcctgttgctgtGAGTGTTGCCCATCTACACCACCCAAAAAAAATACCTAGTGCATCACCTCCTTTAGGCCTCATTATTCTGCCTTTTTGCTGAATTACCAACCTTTGGGAGAAAGCCATGTTGGTTAAGGACACATCATGCATTTGCCTCAGCCGCCTCAGGTAAATCTCTGCTTTCCTGCTTTTCTCAGGAATCTCAGGGATAATCTGGTTTGAGAGACaataagaaaaatgaatgaaaaatccCTCTGCTGTGCTTCTACACAGTCTAATAGAAGTAACTCATTGGCTGACCTACCAATTGTGGCATCTTGGTCTTTAAGTTCCTTAGAAAGTTGGGCTGCAGGGTCACAAATGTGGGGACTTTCATCTGTGGGTGACACATATATTAATTTATCATTTTCTTCttcataaattattttacaGTTTAAAAAGACAAATCCTCTTAGCTGTATATGAGGTGAGGTAGCCACGGTGTAAGAGTGAGAGGTGTCACAGTGAGCGTCATTTCCCACAGTCCCAGTGTCCCATTTggcgcctctctctcctcctctcacaccCCCACTCAGCGCTAACTGTCACACTAGGCCACTTCCTGATGCGGGGCATCCTGGGACTGCAGCATTGTGAATTAATGGCATTGATCTACATGGCGCTTTATCCCAGGAGGTCCCCCATTCACAaaggataataataatccaGGCGCAACTCAGAGAAGCTTCAACATTTTAGAGAACACCATTAAAGTCTGTGTTTGAGCTGTTTTACCTCTATTTAAAGCTTCTATTTGTGCTCATATACATATTACTATATGCACATTAGTGTGAGGTAAAGAAGAAAGCATTGTAGATTGATGATAGGAAAGCATACAATTCATAGAGAGAACTACCGCATGAATAATCCTGATCTTTATGACAGTTTTGAACAGAAATCTCAGCTATAGGAGTTATATGGTACAGCAGGATGGTGGCTGaggttcccacacacacataggagccctccaaacacacacacagcctgcagaGACTGAGGGGTGACGGCCCTGTCCTGCAGCAGCGGTGGATCTGAGATGTTCTCCTGTCAGCATGGAGGCCGGGTGAGTAATGCTCCTGCCCGCTGGCTCGGACCAGTCTCGTCTGACCACTGTTTGCCttcccctgctctccctccagcCGGGCTCATCCTCTGTTTGCCCGGGCCCATTTTGACACGGAGGTGAGAGAAAAATGAGTCCTGCATGCTTGTCCATATATGCCCATCTCAGCACCTGAGCATCACCTCATCTCCGCTCTTCTCGCTCCTCTGAGTCGTTATTTACTATAAATCCACGGCTCTATCACCCCTTACCATTCAATTCCACGTGACTTTTTTCCCCTGAAAAATAAACTGCTATTATAGTCTGACATTGTTCCTTAAAGTTAGGATTTACTAAATTACTTGCCCATCGTGGGAGAGGATTtagaaggatggaggggaaagGGCTTCCAAGTTTAACAGAGGAAACAACATGATAATGATTTTCAAGGCAGATATGTATCTAGCTGCTGAGAGTGCATTCTTTCTGTGTGGGTTTATGTGTGTTGATTTGGGGAGAGGGCTGGGCGATAACTGCTCCAGGTGTGTTTGCCTGTCAGCGACCCTGTTAAGTGGGATTACTGCCCCTGTGGTTTTGACACTAACCTTGGGAAACATTTGCTCAGTTTCTTCCTTCTcctggctgctgctgaggagCAGCTCAGCCGAACTCTCCCCCGAACCAGGCCCTCGCTCTAACAAGCTGCTCTGTGAGGGAGgcctgggaacacacacacacacacttagaagTGGGTCCATTTTGCAGCTGAAAGATCCACAGACCCTCTACAACTACGACCCATTGGATGATTATCATAAAGTACTGAGGAACAGCGAAGAAAACCACGACAACCCCTCTAAAATGTGCTAAAACATCTTCTGTGTCATCCTGGTTCCGCCTCAGCCCGCTTGCCGCTGTGATGTGTGACCCGCACATAACATGTCGGGTTGTTAATATATTCCTAATGATGTGCTACTTCTCAAGGGTAGCCATAGTGTGGCGCGGCTCACACCCGATAACACTGCGCACCCGGGTGACGACACACTTTGTCTGCTGGGTGCAAACTGGCTCCGGGGAGGACTCCTCAGCAAGGGAGCGTTTACTCACAGGACGGTGTAGCAGGTAACAGATCTATACAAACCCCACGAGCTGCACAGGGTGCAGGTGGAGGAAGGAGGATGTGGACCTGTGCACTCATATATAAGATCATATTGGTGTAGGCGTGTGGAGACTGATGAAGCTGCAGAAGGGGAAATGTGAAAAGCTATGATGACACACTAATTTAGAAAGTATTGCTTAGTAAGATCCTTCAAGCTAAGGCGGGTTTAGACCAGCCCTGCCTTATGTAATTTTTCCACTTATTGAGGTCAATATATAGCAGATATAGCTGATCTAATTTTACAGACCTATAATGCATACTTGTGAAATTCAACATGTTGAAGAGACCATGACTAAATGGCCATAAAGATAGGAAATTAATGCTTCAACTGTCCAATCAATCATAACTGCTAATAATCAACACATATAAATAGGCATAAAACAAGACAGATGAGATAGACTGATTCATATACGAAAAGCACATAAGCAAGGTCTGCGCTGTCTCCATATTTTGGCTTCAGCTCtaattgcttttattttgggTATTTCTCATGGATGTGGGGAATGTGCTGTGGCACGGCCGGGTCGGGGGCACAGGGGGCCGTCGTCCTGCCGTGTTTGTCCGTGGAGCGGTGCGATTTCACACCGATGGAAGACTTGTCAGCGGAGGCCTTCACTAGCCTTCTTACCAAGCTCCTAATGTCCCAAGCCAAGCTGCTGGCCATGGTGGCAGGCCCTTACTAACATCATACATGCTCCTACTAAACACAGTTCAGCCCTAATTGACAACAAGGGTGACAGTGGCCGACACTGCTCTGCCATACATTCacagcatgtaaacacaccacCACAACGCTGTGGGTGACATGAACAGGTACCATAATTTAAAGGAGATCTGATTAAGATGCCTTAGAgagtactgttttttttttttggtggataATATcaatagcagcaacaacagcaacagtaaatcagtttttgtgaaatgtttgcgAAGATTAAACTCACTGCACCTTAATGTCCAAGCCCTATCTTGTCTGAAGGTATAACTAGacaaaagtatgaaaaaaatatgtaaaattatgaaaaagaaaaaagaggaagagaggtttTTAAGTGATATATACATCCATTTTATCCCTAATTGGAAAAAGTGCAAAGTGCTGCCAAGACAACACCTCCTGCTCATCTCCACACACTACATGGTCTAAACTGGTTCCTCTAAAGCATCTGCACCTCAATTATTTGTAATAGCAAGGATGATACTTGTATACCTACTGACGAGTAGAACCACAATAAACCTCAAAGTCTAACAGGCTCTCAGATTATCTCTGTCAGTTTTGGTAAACAGAGCAGTGTTTGACTGGAAGCCCATAAAGctttaaaacagaataaactcTCCAAACACCTCCACATCTGCTCGCAGGCCTGGCATGAAGTGACACCACCGGCCCAATTGCTGCGTCTCTTTTGTAGAAGACATAATTAAGACATTTTCCCCTGCATGATGTTTGTAGGAGTCAGAGCAGCAGTCCGGAGAGGTGAGTCTCCGTAACAGAGGGGTCAGACTGTGTTTGGTCATCTCACTTCTACGTGAGCAATCAGCGCTCTCCTTCAGGAGGGTCCATGCTAAACAAGCCTCCAGTGGAGCCTGTGTTTGCTCTTGAAGGACAGTGCAAACACAGATCCAGAGTGCTCAGGCTTTAGACCAGAGGCTTAACCAGCCTACTACCCATCCCATCACCCTTTCAGCCCACCAGCAGCCCCGGCTGCAGCACGGCGGGGTGACAGCTCCGCTAATACCTCACACAACAGTAAGACGTGTGGGTCAGTCCACAGAAACAGCCTTTCTGTGACAGCTTGGTGGCAAAAACCTTAAAAGTTACAAGTAAATGGCATTTTGATGATGTCTTGCTTCCATAATATATTGTATATGGAAGcatatttccagttgaaacaggatggtGGGGCAGGACATAAAACGGGGGAGGGACTGTTAAAATGTGGGCAGGTTGGACCATAATAAACATGGAAAGTGACTAAGTGCTTTGCACATAACcttgagctgtcacaaattcCCAATTCTTCAAATAGGAACACACAAAATTGCACCACCGTACCATGTTGCCAGTCgtgttgcaggttttatatgaggggggtggagggggggattGTTTAAGAATCtattagataagataagatatcactttattaatccccttggggaaattcggaAATGACGGGCTATGATGGTACTACTGGTCGTAATTTGTGAAAACATTGGTGCATTTATTGTGAAATACTGTAGGTGTACTTTATGATATTGAGAATTAGCTAACgatgaaaaagtaatttttcatttcattgtgattttaagagagaagaagaggttGTGTAATGCTTCTCACTGTGCAAAGAAGAAGCCACACAAAAAACATCTAGCATGGAGTAAACCCAAAATGTATGTTGAATCTCCAACAGAAACATGCTGCCACAGATAAACCAATATGCAATATTCAATACACAAGAAAATCAGAGAGAACAAATGCTGAATTATAGTGTGGGCATTCACAACCTGGAGCGAGAAACTTGGTCCTCATGCCCTCTGTCTTCAGCAGTGATGGGAAATCTAGGTGATCCACGTGTCTTCTGTTGAGTCACCAAGTCAGCTGCAGATCTGCTGCCAACCACTGTTAACATTACATTGTTAACATTACTAGTGACAATACATCTCCTGCTTTTCTGTAGTAGATCTATTAAGATGTTAAGCAATGAATGAACTCATAAGAGTGtcatatatgaaaatgtaactCAACTCTTCCTCCTGATGTCCTGAAGACTTCTCTGTAGTTGTGATGGACCCTGGTTATAGTTGATGCACCTGGAAAAGTCCTCTAAGTCTCGGTGTGTTTTCAGACATCCACGCTGAGCTAATTGGCTCTGAAGGTCCAGGATCTCAGAGAAGAACAGTGTGAAGATGTTATGGTGGGGggaaaaacacaatataatgGCAGCAGGGATGAAAGTGAGGTGTACTTTTCCATATTTGTCAGTTAGCACACAAGACCCACCAGATAATAGCTGGTTTTGGGGAGGGACCTCAGGTGTGAGTCATTGTGCTGCAATACGGAGAAGGCCAACTTCCTTTGTATCTGAGCAAAGGAAGACAAGGgaaggaggcagacagacagtgagagagggacagagacagagagcggtGGGAATAGAGACTTAAAGTGAGGCTCCCTTGTTTCAGGGGCTGGGAAACAGAGCACACAGAACAAATGAGAAgtaaacacacagccacaggaaGCCATTAACTGCAGCAAGGACCAATTAGGCCCCAGCAGGTGTCCTTGCCTTTGCCTGCTTTGGTCCTGCCTCACCTCAGCGTCTGTGACAGAGCCTCTCGATCTGCGCTGAGGAAACAACGGGCAGTTTCATTTGCTCAGCAATTTGAACCAAAGGATTCCTACGGGCCGGCCTGTAAAGTCCTTTATTgtgctctctttgtctcccccCAAGTGCAAGTCATTAGAGAGGACAATTACATCCTCCTGAAGAAGCTCGGCTTTTATAGGAGGGGAGAGATAAGACAGGATCTCTCTCATGTTAGACCCCCTCTATCAAACTCTGCAGGCCCTCTCTGAAGCTTATTGCTCTTTTCACACCCAGTCAGAGCCAAAGAGACAAGACAGTCAAAATCAAAGTCAATCACAGCGGAAGGAGAATAATGCGTAAATACATTCTCTTTCAAGTGAGGAGCTGAATTTTGATTttatgaaggaaagaagaaaaaactgtcaaaaaaaaaatatctgggGAAGGCTAAGATTGCTCAAACATCAATTGCAACAAGAATAACACCATTTTATTTGCAGTAAGTTCACATTTGAACTAGATGTACGAATGTAGAGCAAAGTGGATGCATGCAACAGTTGCTGCACTGCTGGTATCACCTTCACGTTCCTCAACAATGTTACTGTCCATGCTGTTCAGGGGACATTTAAGGCTCGCAGGATTAAGTTGTTAATTACAGCTGTAATTATGTTAACGATATGCATGTCACTTTAGGATGACTAAGACTCTATGGTAAGGGAGAATGGGAGGGTGTGGCAGTTGAGACAGAGGGGCTTTGATTTGCAAGGTTGTGTATTTGAGCCCAGACACagtagtgtagtgtgtgtgtgtgtgtgtgtgtgtgtgtgtgtgtgtgtgtgtgtgagggagagagagagagagagagagagtagatgcAATGGTGTCATACCCTCATTGGGTGCtgctgaacagagagagagagacagagagagagagagagagagatcacacaTAAGTGTTGATAATGAACTGGGGAAAGGGAGTTGGAGGGAAACTTGTTTTTCATCACTCATTTCAGATAGCTGATCACTCTGCAGCCAAGTAATAAAAACCCTATAGTGAAAGAGGCTTGAAAGTCTCCACTGTCAGGACAGATCCAAAGCGCAAACTCTACAGGTGGCTGGGGGATATCAGGGACAGTGAGGTTCTGCAGCTTCTGAgttgaaaaaaaatcatccatatacaaaatattattaCAAAGATAAACCTCTCAACTTTTAATTGAGCCCACTTTTGTGACTATCAGACTATCTGACCCTCTGACCtgcctttcagagtgttaaattatcgatgcattaacctgtaagaagtattttaatgttctagGTCTacctgctccatatactgttgggttgtttaaactctaacagtgcaacatgttttatgagcttattgcatgttttgcatgtaaaaccttattctgcaaagtaactagtaactccagctaTCACATAAATGTAGTGAtgtaaaaagtagaatatttccctctgaaatgtattggagtaaaagtataaagtctcccAAGTAAAATGCCAGTACCTCACAAGTACTTAAGTACTaattgagtaaatgtacttagttactttccacctctgagtGTAAGATCCAAAAGGCTGATTAACTTCATGAATTCATTTTCATATACCCCTGCCAACTTAATGGTCTATGGCTTCTATCTTTTTGGCTATTTTAAAAGTTTAACCTTAAAAATTGAAGATGACAGTTTGTTACCTGCTTAGTTTCCTTCTCTGACTTCGTCCTGGCTGTCTCGCAcctctgctgcagctttaaTCTTTGTGAATGGATCTTGTCTCTCAGCAGGGCGGCATAGCGGCGATAGAGAGAATCCCTGAGACGGTGCATGTTCCTGTAGGCCTCTAGATGGCGCTGGAGGaccaaaaaacagaaatcaaaAGAAATAGTTGAGTGAAACAGCGCCACCTGAGTAATGAGGCAGGCTGCATAGTTATGGGCTACAGAGAGGGGACATGATGAGGCACTGATGATGGCTCAAAGAACAGTTCATATCTCTTTCTGCACTTTTCTTAATTTGAGTGCCACAAAATCATCAGTCTTGCATGAGTGGTATTGAATAAGTGTCTTAAGAAAAAGTTATAGTGTCTATATGAACCTGCTCCAGCTGAGCCTGACGCCGGGCTTTGGCTTCCTGGTCTGGGTCTTGGCTGTTTTGGAccaccttcctcctccagtaCTGAGCCTTGTCTTCATCCTCTGCCTATCAACAGTGGAAACCCAATTTAGATAGTGGAGGAGTGACACAGTCAGCTTGTCcaaagatttaaaaaagaatGCATTTTTGGTAATCCCTCTCGTCTGCCAAGAGCAAACAGGAGTCCTCCCACACACCAGCCTGACATTGTGTTCTTGCAATGCcaagccaagaaaaaaaaaaaaagaaaaaagtgataTGCAGGAGGAATATGCACACCTCCTTTCCTGCAAAGCTCTCACCTTATTCCCTTCTCCTCACCAGCTCTCTAGAAAACAATTTGGTAAAGCTATGATCTGCCCTAAGCCTGTCATTGGGTAATAGTGTCCTTATCTAATCCCAGTCTGGGATGATGAGGGGGGTACACAACAGATGTTGTCAAgggaagcttttttttttttttttttcacttttcaactCCATCATGTGGTGCATGTTGGGTTTTCCTAGCAAAGAACACCAAGGAACAGGCAAGTCAGATAGTAGGGAGAGAAGATATGAGATGAAAAGGCTTGAGAAATGTCAAGCACAACTCAGGCATATCAAGGAATGTGGGGCTAATGGAAGTAACAGCATGCATGCCAAAAAATATGAACTGCACAGGAAACCATGGAACTACATGCTTCCTTCTGCAACCCTCCGATGAGGGATGAAACATGCTGGAGCTTCATGGAAGAGGGCCAGAGGAGTATTGCTCTTTCATCTGAACTCAGTCTTAATACGCCTCCGTTCCAAGGTTGCTCTGTCCCTGGGAAATGCCTGTTGCTTAACAGGCTGCCACTGAATGGCCACATTACTAAAGTTTATGGGCCAAGTCTGTTCAGGAAGTGTCCGCTTTGTCTCTTCTCACAAAAGCTGTTGGAGCCGCAGAATTTATCAGTTCCGTTGCCACAGTAATGCTGTTACGGCAGAGCGGAGGGACCTGCAGTTCTTTGCTTTCTGCTGTGTGCGAGTGTCAGTGACGGGGCGAAGGCAGCATCCATCTGCACCGCCTGCCACTGTAAATCAGCTGCGGATAAAGCGGCTATCCCGCTGTACCCCGTCACTCTGTTAGACAGTGATAAGGATATTGGAGTGAGGAGGACAGGATCCTGCAGACATTCTCTTCAACTCCTAATCCAAAGAGAAGAGATAGCAGGGAGGGCTGGTGATCAGAGATGGAGGAACTGCAGACTAGATTAGAAAATGAGGACATGATGCTGTAGGTGTGAACGGGGACGGTGTGTgacaaaggaagagaaaacaaggaggagaaaagagagacctGAGACATGGGGTGGGGTTAACAActctgaatgaaaaaagaacagAAGGGCATACTGGAGAAAGTGTTTCCAGTTGTAACCAAGACGACCGGCTCAACAGTTGCCAGCTCCTGCTTCTTTAAATTCTAGTTTTCCAATAATGGACTGGAATACAAGTATTTGAATCTGTTCGTCAACTTGGAGCCACTTCAGGCTTATTAAAGCAGTTCTTACCCCCAGGACAGACAGTCATGAATAGCTCGGCCATAGAGGGATGCTTGCCTAAATCAGACAGCGATGAATACAActaatgagaaaagaaaaaagggagggaggcatAGAAACAATGCCACAATTGAAATAACACAATGGAGGAGAATTACACAACTTCTGCTGACTGAGCCAGTAGATAAAATCATCACAGGTACCATGGAGAACTGAGCGGGTCTTGGTACACAGAGTGCTGGCTCAAGCATGATCTCAGTCCACACCATGCTGCAATAGAAACCTCTTTGTGACACTGAATGTGAACA
This genomic window contains:
- the LOC144542376 gene encoding uncharacterized protein LOC144542376 — protein: MVGSRSAADLVTQQKTRGSPRFPITAEDRGHEDQVSRSRPPSQSSLLERGPGSGESSAELLLSSSQEKEETEQMFPKMKVPTFVTLQPNFLRNLKTKMPQLIIPEIPEKSRKAEIYLRRLRQMHDVSLTNMAFSQRLLDRERDSLCWQEERSVQDLVPCVFPSIDSKQERTSQADQLPLRPLKQSRSGQSDRPPFPQHRSKKASASHQRLETVVWGTAACSRKTPDPLSMEDVCQQKHVEIIDHGFKLWSNYTEDTDY